Proteins co-encoded in one Malus domestica chromosome 09, GDT2T_hap1 genomic window:
- the LOC103444277 gene encoding stachyose synthase, whose translation MEPPDDPVNPIRFACRSDSLEQYFNLSNGKFSVKGVPLLTEVPSNVTFNHFHSIFQSSDAPLPVLQRVRALSHKGGFLGFRKEEPSDRLMNSLGKFSNRDFLSIFRFKTWWSTMFVGSSGSNLQMETQWVLFDVPEIKSYVIILPVIEGNFRSALHPGTDDHVMICAESGSTQVKASNFDAIAYVHVSDNPYNLMKEAYSALRVHLNTFRLLEEKTVPNLVDKFGWCTWDAFYLTVEPVGVWHGVNEFVEGGVSPRFLIIDDGWQSINLDDEDVNEDAKNLVLGGTQMTARLYRFDECKKFREYRGGSMLAPDAPSFDPKKPKLLIAKAIEIEHAEKNRDMAIRSGATDLSDFETKIQKLKQELNEILGKEESTASNEGCGSCSCSANNYGMKAFTKDLRTKFKGLDDIYVWHALCGAWGGVRPGSTHLKSKITPCKVSPGLDGTMTDLAVVKIVEGGIGLVHPDQADNLYDSMHSYLSKVGITGVKVDVIQTLEYVSEEYGGRVELAKAYYKGLSRSLQNNFKRNGLIASMQQCNDFFFLGTKQISFGRVGDDFWFQDPNGDPMGVYWLQGVHMIHCAYNSMWMGQIIHPDWDMFQSDHLCAKFHAGSRAICGGPVYVSDSVSGHDFDLIKKLVYPDGTIPKCQHFALPTRDCLFKNPLFDNKTVLKIWNFNKYGGVIGAFNCQGAGWDPKEQRIRGYSECYNLKSCSLHVSEIEWDQKIEAAHMGKAEGYVVYLNQADELRLMTPKSDAIQVIIQPSSFELFSFVPIKKLGRNIKFAPIGLTNMFNSGGALQELEYKSSAAEVSAMVKVKVKGGGNFLAYSSESPKKCYLNGAEVPFEWSAEGKLALNLAWVEEAAGISEVVFAF comes from the exons ATGGAACCTCCTGATGATCCTGTTAATCCGATCCGATTCGCGTGTCGGTCTGACAGTTTAGAACAGTACTTTAATTTGTCTAATGGAAAGTTTAGTGTCAAAGGTGTTCCGTTGCTCACTGAAGTTCCAAGCAATGTCACTTTTAATCACTTCCACTCAATCTTCCAGTCTTCTGATGCTCCACTTCCTGTGCTCCAACGCGTTCGCGCCTTGTCCCACAAGGGCGGGTTCCTTGGATTCAGGAAGGAGGAGCCTTCGGATAGGTTGATGAACTCCTTAGGTAAATTTAGCAACAGGGATTTCCTTAGCATCTTTAGGTTCAAGACATGGTGGTCCACCATGTTTGTGGGAAGTTCAGGGTCAAATCTGCAAATGGAAACCCAATGGGTGCTCTTTGATGTCCCGGAAATTAAGTCCTATGTTATAATCTTGCCTGTTATCGAAGGCAACTTTAGGTCTGCTCTTCATCCTGGCACTGATGATCATGTCATGATCTGTGCTGAGAGTGGTTCTACCCAAGTGAAAGCATCGAATTTCGATGCCATCGCTTATGTCCATGTTTCGGACAATCCCTACAACTTGATGAAAGAAGCATATAGTGCTCTTAGGGTCCATCTTAATACCTTTCGGCTGTTGGAAGAGAAGACGGTCCCCAATCTGGTTGACAAGTTTGGTTGGTGCACTTGGGATGCCTTCTACTTAACTGTAGAGCCTGTTGGTGTCTGGCATGGTGTCAACGAATTTGTCGAAGGTGGTGTATCCCCTAGGTTTCTCATCATTGATGATGGCTGGCAAAGCATCAATTTGGATGATGAGGATGTGAATGAGGATGCGAAAAATCTAGTACTTGGCGGGACTCAAATGACTGCCAGGCTTTACAGGTTTGACGAGTGCAAGAAGTTCAGGGAGTACAGGGGCGGTTCGATGTTGGCGCCGGATGCTCCTTCGTTTGATCCCAAAAAGCCAAAGTTGTTGATAGCCAAGGCAATTGAAATAGAACACGCTGAGAAGAATCGTGACATGGCCATTCGATCTGGAGCCACTGACTTGTCCgattttgaaacaaaaattcaGAAGCTGAAGCAAGAGTTGAATGAGATCCTTGGCAAGGAAGAAAGCACTGCTTCTAATGAAGGCTGCGGAAGCTGTTCTTGCAGCGCCAATAACTACGGAATGAAGGCTTTCACGAAGGATTTGAGAACCAAATTTAAAGGCTTGGACGATATATACGTATGGCATGCTCTTTGTGGTGCCTGGGGTGGTGTTAGGCCAGGTTCAACACATCTTAAATCAAAGATCACTCCATGTAAAGTCTCTCCGGGACTTGATGGTACCATGACTGACCTTGCTGTGGTGAAAATCGTTGAGGGCGGAATTGGACTTGTTCATCCTGATCAAGCTGATAATTTGTATGACTCGATGCACTCCTACCTTTCCAAAGTTGGCATCACAGGAGTTAAAGTGGATGTTATTCAA ACTCTCGAGTATGTATCTGAGGAGTATGGAGGCCGCGTGGAGCTTGCGAAGGCGTATTACAAGGGGTTGTCTCGCTCTCTTCAGAACAACTTCAAAAGGAATGGACTAATTGCTAGCATGCAGCAGTGCAATgatttcttcttccttgggacAAAGcaaatctcttttggaagagttg GTGATGATTTTTGGTTCCAAGATCCGAACGGAGATCCGATGGGAGTATATTGGTTACAAGGTGTTCATATGATCCATTGTGCCTACAACAGCATGTGGATGGGTCAGATCATACATCCCGATTGGGATATGTTCCAATCAGACCATCTGTGTGCCAAATTTCATGCAGGATCTAGAGCTATCTGTGGAGGTCCGGTGTATGTAAGTGACTCAGTTTCCGGCCATGATTTTGATCTCATTAAGAAGCTTGTTTACCCGGATGGTACCATTCCCAAGTGCCAGCATTTTGCCCTCCCCACtagggactgcctcttcaaaAACCCTTTATTTGACAACAAAACTGTTCTTaaaatttggaacttcaacaaG TATGGTGGTGTGATTGGAGCTTTCAACTGCCAAGGGGCTGGTTGGGACCCCAAAGAGCAAAGGATCCGAGGATACTCAGAGTGCTATAACCTGAAATCTTGTTCACTGCATGTTTCCGAAATTGAATGGGACCAAAAGATAGAAGCAGCACATATGGGCAAGGCTGAAGGGTACGTCGTCTATCTCAACCAGGCTGATGAACTCCGCCTAATGACCCCAAAATCTGATGCAATTCAAGTTATCATCCAGCCATCTTCGTTCGAGCTTTTCAGCTTCGTGCCAATTAAAAAGCTCGGACGCAACATCAAATTCGCACCAATTGGACTTACAAACATGTTCAACAGTGGAGGTGCCCTCCAAGAGTTGGAGTACAAGAGTAGTGCAGCTGAGGTTAGTGCCATGGTGAAGGTGAAGGTCAAAGGTGGAGGCAATTTCTTGGCCTACTCAAGTGAGTCTCCAAAGAAATGTTATTTGAATGGTGCTGAAGTGCCTTTCGAGTGGTCGGCCGAGGGTAAACTGGCTCTGAACCTTGCTTGGGTTGAAGAAGCTGCTGGCATTTCTGAAGTGGTTTTTgctttttga
- the LOC103425966 gene encoding uncharacterized protein has product MRSKVIEAPLPKAPLDTGIVCHWLAIEGVQPAIPENAPLEGLRTGPNSSRFRILWKKVAGLALLLVRGSNFKEFWLTNNVKWTLTRDEDFNCRAAHWADLHALLYNALPPNLFLWGHHFLSFSISSDKSSVIVKASSHQTNEIIEIVGDLLVAADGCLSSIRQSFVPDHKLRYSGYCAWRGVLDFTGNESLETLTGIRREYPELGKCLYFSLGSGTHTVLYELLNRRLNWIWYVHQPEPDLKHNSMTMKATSDMIQSMHKEAEKMWLPEFVRVIKETKEPFSWLE; this is encoded by the exons ATGCGATCGAAG GTGATTGAAGCTCCTTTACCAAAAGCACCGCTTGATACTGGAATTGTTTGTCACTGGCTTGCTATAGAAGGTGTACAACCTGCAATTCCAGAGAATGCTCCTCTAGAAG GCTTGAGGACTGGACCAAACTCATCAAGATTTCGGATCCTATGGAAGAAGGTTGCAGGCTTGGCCCTGTTGTTAGTAAGGGGCAG TAATTTCAAagaattttggttgacaaataaTGTGAAATGGACGCTAACTAGAGATGAGGATTTCAACTGCAGAGCAGCACATTGGGCTGACCTGCATGCCCTTCTGTACAATGCATTACCACCAAACCTGTTTCTTTGGGGTCACCATTTCCTATCTTTCTCCATTTCCAGTGACAAGTCTTCAGTTATAGTGAAGGCTTCATCCCATCAGACTAATGAAATCATCGAAATTGTCGGTGATTTGCTCGTTGCAGCGGATGGATGTCTCTCTTCGATCCGCCAAAGTTTTGTCCCTGACCATAAACTGAG GTATTCGGGTTACTGCGCATGGAGAGGGGTGCTTGATTTTACAGGAAATGAGAGTTTAGAAACCTTAACCGGCATCCGAAGGGAATACCCTGAGCTTGGGAAATGCTTGTACTTTAGCTTAGGTTCTGGGACGCACACCGTGCTATACGAGCTTCTGAACCGAAGGCTGAATTGGATTTGGTATGTCCACCAACCGGAGCCTGATCTGAAGCATAACTCGATGACCATGAAAGCGACCAGCGACATGATCCAGAGTATGCACAAAGAAGCAGAGAAAATGTGGCTTCCAGAGTTTGTGAGAGTgatcaaggaaacaaaagagCCTTTCTCGTGGCTTGAATGA